A genomic region of Roseateles amylovorans contains the following coding sequences:
- the murJ gene encoding murein biosynthesis integral membrane protein MurJ, translating to MNLLRTASVVSVFTLLSRITGLVREQMVAHLFGANAMTDAFQVAFRIPNMLRRLFAEGAFSQAFVPALAAARAQNGDDATRDLIDAVATVLLWALLATCVLGVVGAPVLVWALGAGLPPSAHEAAVVMTRWMFPYIGCMSLVALAAGVLNTWRRFVVPAVTPVLLNLSSIAAGYGLSPHLEAWGYRPIYALALGVMVGGVLQLVVQIPALMRIGLMPRFALTFGGLKRAFLHQGVRHVLKQMGPALLGVGVAQLSLVINTQIAIAVGEGAASWLTYADRLMEFPIALLGVALGVVLTPQLSASQAKGETAQYSALLDWGLRLVLLLALPCAVALLVFAEPLVAVLYQRGAFRAQDVAQTAQAVMGYGAGLMGLVAIKVLAPGFYARQDMRTPVRIALLVLVLTQVMNGIFVFWLGIGVAGLSLSIGLGAVINAGLLLYGLRKLGSYAPTPGWWLFGLRVVLASAAMGALQWWLAHHFDWVALGRHELVRAGWMAVSLGGSALLYFSVLLISGLNLRQFVRRS from the coding sequence ATGAATCTGTTGCGCACCGCCTCGGTGGTTTCGGTTTTCACCTTGTTGTCCCGCATCACCGGGTTGGTTCGCGAGCAGATGGTGGCCCATCTGTTCGGCGCAAATGCGATGACCGATGCCTTCCAGGTCGCGTTTCGCATTCCCAACATGCTGCGGCGTCTGTTCGCCGAAGGCGCGTTCTCTCAGGCCTTTGTGCCCGCACTGGCCGCCGCCCGGGCGCAGAACGGCGACGACGCCACCCGTGACCTGATCGATGCGGTCGCCACCGTGCTGCTGTGGGCGTTGCTGGCGACCTGCGTGCTGGGTGTGGTGGGTGCGCCGGTGCTGGTCTGGGCCCTGGGCGCCGGTCTGCCGCCCTCGGCCCACGAGGCCGCCGTGGTGATGACTCGCTGGATGTTTCCCTACATCGGCTGCATGTCGCTGGTGGCTTTGGCGGCGGGTGTGTTGAACACCTGGCGGCGCTTTGTCGTGCCGGCGGTGACGCCGGTCCTGCTGAATCTCTCGTCGATTGCGGCGGGTTATGGCTTGAGTCCGCATCTGGAGGCGTGGGGCTATCGCCCGATCTATGCGCTGGCGCTGGGGGTGATGGTCGGCGGCGTGCTTCAGTTGGTGGTGCAGATTCCCGCGCTGATGCGCATCGGATTGATGCCTCGGTTCGCCTTGACCTTCGGCGGACTCAAGCGTGCGTTCCTGCATCAGGGTGTGCGCCATGTGCTCAAGCAGATGGGGCCGGCCCTGTTGGGCGTGGGGGTGGCCCAGCTCTCGTTGGTGATCAACACCCAGATCGCGATCGCGGTGGGCGAGGGCGCTGCCTCCTGGTTAACCTATGCAGACCGACTGATGGAATTTCCGATCGCGTTGCTGGGCGTGGCGCTGGGCGTGGTGTTGACGCCGCAGCTCTCGGCCAGCCAGGCCAAGGGGGAGACCGCGCAGTATTCCGCGCTGCTCGATTGGGGATTGCGCTTGGTCCTTCTGCTCGCGCTGCCTTGTGCGGTGGCGCTGCTGGTATTTGCCGAGCCGCTGGTGGCGGTGCTGTATCAGCGTGGCGCCTTCCGCGCGCAAGACGTCGCCCAGACCGCCCAGGCAGTGATGGGTTACGGCGCGGGGCTGATGGGCCTGGTCGCCATCAAGGTCCTGGCCCCCGGGTTCTATGCGCGGCAGGACATGCGCACGCCAGTGCGGATCGCCCTGCTGGTGCTGGTGCTGACGCAGGTGATGAACGGCATCTTCGTGTTCTGGCTGGGCATCGGCGTGGCCGGCTTGTCGCTGTCGATCGGGCTGGGTGCGGTGATCAATGCCGGTCTTCTGCTGTATGGCCTGCGCAAGCTGGGCAGCTATGCCCCGACGCCGGGGTGGTGGCTGTTCGGCCTGCGTGTGGTCCTCGCCAGTGCGGCCATGGGCGCGCTGCAGTGGTGGCTGGCCCATCATTTCGACTGGGTGGCGCTGGGTCGTCACGAGCTCGTGCGCGCCGGTTGGATGGCCGTCAGCCTGGGCGGATCCGCCTTGCTCTACTTCTCGGTGCTGCTGATCAGCGGTCTGAATCTGCGGCAGTTCGTGCGCAGGTCCTGA
- a CDS encoding SirB1 family protein: MSLPLQWTVPTALDYFATLVADDEGLNLAEAAIAIAQDDVPRLDVQQVLAELDRMGERLRRRLPSDAPPSHRLRMLNQYFHGELGFAGNVNDYYAIGNSYIHEVMTTRRGIPISLAIIYMELASHVGLRVRGVSFPGHFLMKLRLPQGEVVLDPFSGRSLGRGELDEFLSPWRDRAGLSPEEPMALDAFLGTASPRQILARMLRNLKQIHMERQDLPRLLAVQQRLVALLPDDQAERAELAQCVQQIRDGQGPATFH; the protein is encoded by the coding sequence ATGAGTTTGCCTTTGCAGTGGACGGTGCCGACGGCGCTGGACTATTTCGCGACCCTGGTAGCTGACGACGAGGGTCTCAATCTGGCCGAGGCCGCCATCGCCATCGCGCAGGACGATGTGCCCCGATTGGATGTCCAGCAGGTGCTGGCGGAGCTGGACCGCATGGGCGAGCGGCTGCGCCGCCGTCTGCCGTCCGATGCGCCGCCCAGTCACCGGCTGCGCATGCTCAACCAGTACTTTCATGGCGAGCTTGGCTTTGCCGGCAACGTCAACGACTACTACGCCATCGGCAACAGCTACATCCATGAGGTGATGACCACCCGGCGGGGCATCCCGATCTCGCTGGCCATCATCTATATGGAACTGGCGAGCCATGTGGGTCTGCGGGTGCGCGGCGTGAGCTTCCCCGGGCACTTCCTGATGAAGCTGCGGCTGCCGCAGGGTGAGGTGGTGCTGGATCCGTTCAGCGGACGTTCGCTGGGTCGTGGCGAACTCGATGAATTCCTCAGTCCGTGGCGGGATCGTGCCGGCCTGTCGCCGGAGGAACCCATGGCGCTGGATGCCTTCCTGGGCACCGCCTCGCCGCGCCAGATCCTGGCCCGCATGCTTCGCAACCTCAAGCAGATCCACATGGAGCGCCAGGACCTGCCTCGTCTGCTGGCGGTGCAGCAGCGCCTGGTGGCCCTGTTGCCAGACGATCAGGCCGAGCGCGCCGAGCTGGCCCAATGCGTCCAGCAGATCCGGGACGGGCAGGGGCCGGCAACCTTTCATTGA
- the hda gene encoding DnaA regulatory inactivator Hda translates to MKQIPLSLGPEPDYTFENLLPGTNAAALTHVLGLGAGAPPVFLWGPHGCGKTHVLRALARRWQAAGAQVGWYDADTPLPWELPSHPSLLLMDDCQRFDPGQQHAAFALFVEAATLGLAVVATGTEPPVDLALREDLRTRLGWGPTFALQPLSEAEVRAVLRREADRRGIALSDDVMDYLLTRFARDLKHLMTLLDGLDEFAMASKRAVTVPLLRQMLADQGVL, encoded by the coding sequence TTGAAACAGATCCCGTTGTCGCTGGGCCCGGAGCCCGACTACACCTTCGAGAACCTGCTGCCCGGCACCAATGCGGCGGCGCTGACCCATGTGCTGGGTTTGGGCGCGGGTGCGCCGCCGGTGTTTCTCTGGGGGCCGCACGGCTGCGGCAAGACCCATGTGCTGCGTGCGCTGGCCCGTCGCTGGCAGGCCGCCGGTGCGCAGGTCGGCTGGTATGACGCCGACACGCCGCTGCCCTGGGAGCTGCCGTCCCATCCCAGCTTGTTGCTGATGGATGACTGTCAGCGCTTCGACCCCGGCCAGCAACATGCGGCCTTCGCCTTGTTCGTCGAGGCTGCCACGCTGGGCTTGGCGGTGGTGGCTACCGGCACCGAGCCGCCGGTCGACCTGGCCCTGCGGGAAGACCTGCGCACCCGGCTGGGCTGGGGGCCGACCTTCGCCTTGCAGCCGCTGTCGGAGGCCGAGGTGCGGGCGGTGCTGCGTCGTGAGGCGGATCGGCGCGGCATTGCACTCAGCGACGATGTGATGGACTACCTCCTGACCCGCTTCGCCCGGGACCTCAAACACCTGATGACGTTGCTGGATGGCCTGGATGAATTCGCCATGGCCAGCAAGCGCGCCGTGACCGTGCCGCTGTTGCGCCAGATGCTGGCCGACCAGGGCGTGCTGTAA
- a CDS encoding HAD family hydrolase, whose protein sequence is MDLTLFDLDGTLIPQDSDHAFGAYMVEIGWADGAAWAARNDEFYAQYQRGELNLDEYVDFATSVWRARPLEEALAARQVFMERMVAPMLRDNARALVRRHLDAGDLVVVVTATNEFVTEPIAKAFGVDHLIAVRLERDDAGRYTGRVDGVPSFQAGKIVRVRDWLRDRGQRLEDFERVNFYSDSMNDLPLLELVSHPIATNPSVALETLACERGWPILKLFE, encoded by the coding sequence GTGGATCTCACCCTGTTCGACCTGGATGGAACCCTCATTCCCCAGGATTCGGACCATGCCTTCGGCGCCTACATGGTGGAGATCGGCTGGGCCGACGGTGCGGCCTGGGCGGCCCGCAATGACGAGTTCTATGCCCAATACCAGCGCGGCGAGCTGAACCTCGACGAATACGTCGATTTCGCCACCTCGGTCTGGCGCGCCCGACCGCTGGAAGAAGCGCTGGCGGCACGCCAGGTTTTCATGGAACGCATGGTCGCGCCGATGTTGCGCGACAATGCCCGCGCACTGGTGCGCCGGCATCTGGATGCCGGCGACCTGGTGGTGGTGGTCACTGCGACCAATGAATTCGTGACCGAACCGATCGCCAAGGCTTTCGGCGTGGACCATCTCATCGCGGTGCGGCTGGAGCGGGACGACGCCGGTCGCTACACCGGGCGGGTCGACGGCGTGCCGTCGTTCCAGGCCGGCAAGATCGTGCGAGTGCGGGACTGGCTGCGTGACCGGGGCCAGCGCCTGGAGGATTTCGAGCGTGTGAACTTCTACAGCGACTCGATGAACGACCTGCCGCTGCTGGAGCTGGTCAGTCACCCGATCGCCACCAATCCCAGCGTGGCGCTTGAAACGCTGGCGTGCGAACGCGGCTGGCCGATATTGAAGCTGTTCGAATGA
- the pcnB gene encoding polynucleotide adenylyltransferase PcnB codes for MIKKLINKLLRKAEGGVILTPLGKRMEVLAEEHRIDPELLDERGVKVVKGLTDAGFEAYIVGGAVRDLLLGRRPKDFDVATDATPEQVKNQFRRAFIIGRRFRIVHVVFGRGREHEVIEVSTFRALLTQDDAEQVQGNEKTSKDALAGKSHVVDASGRVLRDNVWGPQIEDAARRDFTVNAMYYDPQRELVVDYHGGLADVRKKVLRMIGDPETRYREDPVRILRAVRFAAKLGFTIEPKTRAPIPAMSALLANVPLSRMFDEMIKMLQTGHALASLDELRKQGLARGIFPILDAVLDKDGALPENVHGKFVRLALEDTDKRVTEGRSVAPSFMLACMLWGEVQQRWKRLTDKGEGAVAALQQAIDLVFDARVGDISGRGKLAADMREIWMMQPRFERRTGSGPHRLIEQPRYRAGFDFLALRAEAGEIDPALADWWEDFALGDEDERRALLEQVRETQRQGTPRSRPKAGGGRVHQVARGAVGTSVSGESAAAVPLGDVDLDLSDADDEGEGDDGDGAGSEGAKAASPARKRRRRRKPKAAGGAEGAAATSSSGSDGDA; via the coding sequence ATGATTAAAAAACTGATCAACAAGCTGTTGCGCAAGGCGGAGGGCGGCGTGATCCTCACGCCGCTGGGCAAGCGGATGGAAGTCCTCGCCGAGGAACACCGCATTGACCCGGAGCTGCTCGATGAGCGCGGCGTCAAGGTGGTCAAGGGCCTGACTGATGCCGGCTTCGAGGCCTACATTGTCGGCGGCGCCGTGCGCGACCTGCTGCTGGGCCGTCGCCCCAAGGATTTCGACGTGGCCACCGATGCCACGCCGGAGCAGGTGAAGAACCAGTTCCGCCGCGCTTTCATCATCGGCCGCCGTTTCCGGATCGTTCACGTGGTGTTCGGCCGGGGACGCGAGCATGAAGTGATCGAGGTGTCCACTTTCCGTGCACTGCTCACGCAAGATGATGCCGAGCAGGTACAGGGCAACGAGAAGACGTCCAAGGACGCATTGGCCGGCAAGTCGCATGTGGTGGATGCCAGCGGCCGCGTGCTGCGCGACAACGTCTGGGGCCCGCAGATCGAAGATGCGGCCCGCCGCGACTTCACCGTCAACGCCATGTATTACGACCCGCAGCGCGAGCTGGTGGTCGACTACCACGGCGGCTTGGCTGACGTCCGCAAAAAGGTGCTTCGGATGATCGGCGACCCGGAAACCCGCTACCGCGAGGATCCGGTCCGCATCCTGCGTGCGGTGCGTTTTGCCGCCAAGCTTGGCTTCACCATCGAACCCAAGACCCGCGCGCCGATCCCGGCGATGTCGGCTTTGCTGGCGAATGTGCCGCTCTCGCGCATGTTCGACGAGATGATCAAGATGCTGCAGACCGGCCATGCGCTGGCCAGCCTGGACGAACTGCGCAAGCAGGGTCTGGCCCGCGGCATCTTCCCGATCCTGGATGCGGTGCTGGACAAGGACGGCGCACTGCCGGAGAACGTGCACGGCAAGTTCGTCCGCCTGGCGCTGGAAGACACCGACAAGCGGGTGACCGAAGGCCGTTCGGTCGCGCCGAGCTTCATGCTGGCCTGCATGCTGTGGGGTGAGGTCCAGCAGCGCTGGAAGCGTCTGACCGACAAGGGCGAAGGCGCCGTGGCGGCCTTGCAGCAGGCGATCGACCTGGTGTTCGATGCCCGGGTCGGCGACATCTCCGGCCGCGGCAAGCTGGCGGCGGACATGCGCGAGATCTGGATGATGCAGCCGCGCTTCGAGCGCCGCACCGGCAGCGGTCCTCATCGCCTGATCGAACAGCCGCGCTACCGCGCCGGCTTCGACTTCCTCGCGCTGCGCGCCGAGGCGGGCGAAATCGATCCCGCGCTGGCCGACTGGTGGGAAGACTTCGCGCTGGGCGATGAAGACGAGCGTCGCGCGCTGCTGGAGCAAGTCCGTGAGACCCAGCGCCAGGGCACGCCGCGCAGCCGTCCGAAGGCGGGCGGCGGTCGGGTGCATCAGGTGGCACGCGGCGCGGTCGGCACTTCTGTCAGCGGTGAATCAGCGGCTGCGGTGCCGCTGGGCGACGTGGACCTGGATCTGAGCGACGCCGATGACGAGGGCGAGGGCGACGACGGTGACGGCGCCGGCAGCGAAGGCGCCAAAGCCGCCAGCCCGGCCCGCAAGCGCCGGCGTCGGCGCAAGCCCAAGGCGGCGGGTGGGGCGGAAGGCGCCGCCGCAACATCCTCCTCGGGTTCCGACGGCGACGCATGA
- the folK gene encoding 2-amino-4-hydroxy-6-hydroxymethyldihydropteridine diphosphokinase translates to MGVAYIGLGANLGDLRLALESALADLAAWPGIRVSAVSGAYRSAPVGCEGPDFLNAVARLETELPPEVVLEALLAIELRHGRERPFRHAPRTLDLDLLIQDGAQLDTERLTLPHPRLHQRAFVLRPLLELDPSLTLPGLGTLVAHLGALVDQPLTREPEPLRLPAVAAAVNPSIDPLSDSTSRS, encoded by the coding sequence ATGGGCGTGGCCTACATCGGGTTGGGCGCCAATCTCGGCGACCTGCGTCTGGCGTTGGAATCGGCGCTGGCCGATCTTGCTGCCTGGCCCGGCATCCGCGTGTCGGCCGTATCCGGTGCCTACCGCAGTGCGCCGGTCGGCTGCGAGGGGCCTGATTTCCTGAATGCGGTCGCACGGTTGGAGACCGAGCTGCCGCCCGAGGTCGTGCTGGAGGCCTTGCTGGCCATCGAACTTCGCCATGGTCGGGAACGTCCTTTCCGCCATGCGCCTCGCACGCTGGATCTGGATCTGCTGATCCAGGACGGCGCACAACTCGACACTGAGCGCCTCACGCTGCCGCATCCCCGACTGCATCAACGCGCCTTTGTGCTGCGGCCCCTGCTGGAGCTCGATCCTTCGTTGACCTTGCCGGGGCTGGGTACGCTGGTTGCCCATCTGGGCGCCTTGGTCGATCAGCCGCTCACCCGAGAACCTGAACCGCTGCGCCTGCCCGCGGTCGCGGCGGCGGTGAACCCGTCGATCGATCCCTTGTCCGATTCAACTTCCAGGAGCTGA
- a CDS encoding DMT family protein has protein sequence MFATAAGWQTVGLLVLSNIFMTVAWYGHLKDLASKPWYVAALISWGIALFEYLLQVPANRIGYNGGFSLAQLKITQEVITLAVFVPFSMVVMDQPFKTDYLWAGVCLLGAVYFIFRS, from the coding sequence ATGTTCGCGACCGCCGCCGGCTGGCAGACGGTAGGACTGCTGGTGCTGTCCAACATCTTCATGACCGTGGCCTGGTATGGCCACCTCAAGGACCTGGCGTCCAAGCCCTGGTATGTGGCGGCGCTGATCAGTTGGGGCATTGCGCTGTTCGAGTACCTGCTGCAGGTGCCGGCCAACCGCATCGGCTACAACGGCGGTTTTTCGCTGGCCCAGCTGAAGATCACCCAGGAAGTCATCACCTTGGCGGTCTTCGTCCCGTTCTCCATGGTCGTCATGGATCAGCCGTTCAAGACCGACTACCTCTGGGCTGGCGTCTGCCTGCTCGGCGCCGTTTACTTCATCTTCCGCAGCTGA
- a CDS encoding DUF47 domain-containing protein yields MFFGKLLPREGNFFELFNEHGAQIVEGARAFMLMIQNYNDLNLREKYAAEVDKAEHHADRITAEVNRLLHRTFITPIDREQIHGLINAMDDILDLLQDSSETMQLYDVRSIPEEVLRLGDLSAKCCERVQHAVSLLPKLSQPQTAEAAVKTCEEIDKLESDADRVMRAAMSKLFREQEDVRELIKLKAIYEQLESISDRCEDVANLIEGIVLENS; encoded by the coding sequence ATGTTTTTCGGCAAGCTGCTGCCCCGTGAGGGCAATTTTTTTGAGTTGTTCAATGAGCACGGTGCTCAGATCGTCGAAGGCGCCCGCGCCTTCATGCTGATGATCCAGAACTACAACGACCTGAACCTGCGCGAGAAATACGCTGCCGAGGTCGACAAGGCCGAGCATCACGCCGACCGCATCACCGCCGAAGTCAACCGCCTGCTGCATCGCACCTTCATCACCCCGATCGACCGCGAGCAGATCCACGGCCTGATCAATGCGATGGACGACATCCTGGACCTGCTCCAGGACTCCTCCGAGACCATGCAGCTCTATGACGTGCGCTCGATCCCCGAGGAAGTGCTGCGTCTGGGCGATCTGTCGGCCAAGTGCTGCGAGCGGGTGCAGCATGCGGTGTCGCTGCTGCCCAAGCTGAGCCAACCGCAGACCGCCGAAGCCGCGGTGAAGACCTGCGAAGAGATCGACAAGCTCGAATCCGATGCGGATCGCGTCATGCGCGCCGCCATGTCCAAGCTGTTCCGCGAACAGGAGGATGTGCGTGAGCTGATCAAGCTGAAGGCGATCTACGAACAGCTGGAATCCATCTCCGATCGTTGCGAGGACGTGGCGAATCTGATCGAGGGCATCGTCCTCGAGAACTCCTGA
- a CDS encoding inorganic phosphate transporter: MGTMQVAFWVVAMLVVLAVLFDFMNGFHDAANSIATVVSTGVLKPQQAVLFAAFFNVLAVAFFELKVAATIGKGSIDPGIVDHHVIFGALIGAIAWNVITWFYGIPSSSSHALIGGLVGAAIAKAGTKGLIMSGIGKTVLFIFVSPLLGFLLGSLLMVAVAWLFRRSSPLRVDNWFRRLQLVSAGLYSLGHGGNDAQKTIGLIWMLLIASGYASAGEHSPPTWVIGICYLAIGMGTMFGGWRIVRTMGQKITKLKPVGGFCAETGGAITLFLATALGIPVSTTHTITGAIVGVGSTQRASSVRWGVAGNIIWAWIFTIPASAFIAGFFYWVSFTLF, encoded by the coding sequence ATGGGAACGATGCAGGTGGCCTTCTGGGTCGTGGCCATGCTGGTGGTGCTGGCCGTGCTGTTCGACTTCATGAACGGCTTCCACGATGCGGCCAACTCGATCGCGACGGTGGTGTCCACCGGCGTGCTCAAGCCGCAGCAGGCGGTGCTGTTCGCGGCTTTCTTCAATGTGCTGGCGGTGGCGTTCTTCGAGCTGAAGGTGGCCGCCACCATCGGCAAGGGCAGCATTGATCCCGGCATCGTTGATCACCATGTGATCTTCGGCGCGCTGATCGGTGCCATCGCCTGGAATGTGATCACCTGGTTCTACGGCATCCCGTCGAGCTCGTCGCATGCGCTGATCGGTGGGCTGGTCGGGGCGGCGATCGCCAAGGCCGGCACCAAGGGGCTGATCATGAGCGGCATCGGCAAGACGGTGCTGTTCATCTTCGTGTCGCCGTTGCTGGGGTTCTTGCTGGGGTCGCTGCTGATGGTGGCGGTGGCCTGGCTGTTCCGACGCAGCTCGCCGCTGCGGGTGGACAACTGGTTCCGGCGTCTGCAACTGGTGTCCGCCGGCCTGTACAGCCTGGGCCACGGCGGCAATGATGCGCAGAAGACCATCGGACTGATCTGGATGCTGCTGATCGCCTCGGGTTATGCCTCGGCCGGCGAGCATTCGCCGCCCACCTGGGTGATCGGCATCTGCTACTTGGCCATCGGCATGGGCACGATGTTCGGCGGCTGGCGGATCGTCCGCACCATGGGCCAGAAGATCACCAAGCTCAAGCCGGTCGGCGGCTTCTGTGCCGAGACCGGCGGGGCGATCACCCTGTTCCTGGCCACCGCGCTCGGCATTCCGGTCTCGACCACCCACACCATCACCGGCGCGATCGTCGGCGTGGGCTCGACGCAGCGTGCATCGTCGGTGCGTTGGGGCGTGGCCGGCAACATCATCTGGGCCTGGATCTTCACCATTCCCGCCTCGGCCTTCATCGCCGGCTTCTTCTACTGGGTGAGCTTCACCTTGTTCTGA
- a CDS encoding GNAT family N-acetyltransferase, translating into MTNHTSSSALPTNSAAPLVIRPSLEGDIAAIQQIYEHAVLHGTGTFETEVPDRAEMARRRTEVLSRSLPYLVAERDGVVLGYAYANYFRPRLAYRYFVEDSIYLSPQAQGQGVGRLLLAELIARCEAAGARQMIAVIGDSQNLGSIGVHRSLGFEPNGVLKSAGWKFGRWLDVVLMQRTLGPGDTTSPTSTPATASGTPVAAA; encoded by the coding sequence ATGACGAACCACACATCCAGTTCCGCACTCCCCACCAACAGCGCCGCACCGCTCGTGATCCGACCCAGCCTGGAGGGCGATATCGCCGCGATCCAGCAGATCTACGAGCATGCCGTGCTGCATGGCACCGGCACCTTCGAGACCGAGGTGCCGGACCGCGCCGAGATGGCGCGCCGCCGGACCGAAGTGCTGAGCCGCAGCCTGCCCTACCTGGTCGCGGAGCGCGACGGCGTGGTGCTGGGCTATGCGTATGCCAATTATTTCCGCCCTCGCCTGGCTTATCGGTACTTCGTCGAAGACTCGATCTATCTCTCGCCCCAGGCGCAAGGCCAGGGCGTGGGCCGATTGCTGCTGGCTGAACTCATCGCTCGATGCGAGGCGGCGGGCGCCCGGCAGATGATCGCGGTCATCGGGGACTCGCAGAATCTCGGCTCGATCGGCGTGCACCGCAGTTTGGGTTTCGAGCCGAACGGCGTGCTGAAATCGGCCGGATGGAAGTTTGGCCGCTGGTTGGATGTGGTGCTGATGCAACGCACCTTGGGCCCAGGTGACACCACATCGCCCACGTCGACACCGGCAACCGCTTCCGGCACACCGGTGGCGGCCGCCTGA
- the rpsP gene encoding 30S ribosomal protein S16 has translation MVVIRLSRGGAKKRPFYNIVVTDSRNRRDGRFIERLGFYNPVASGNAEGLRIAQDRISYWIGVGAQMSPSVARLVDVSKKAAAAPAAA, from the coding sequence ATGGTCGTGATTCGACTCTCCCGCGGTGGCGCCAAGAAGCGCCCGTTCTACAACATCGTCGTGACCGACAGCCGCAACCGTCGTGACGGCCGCTTCATCGAGCGTCTGGGCTTCTACAACCCGGTGGCTTCCGGCAACGCCGAAGGTCTGCGCATTGCGCAAGATCGCATCAGCTACTGGATCGGCGTCGGTGCACAGATGTCGCCTTCGGTGGCGCGTCTGGTGGACGTGTCCAAGAAGGCCGCCGCCGCTCCGGCAGCAGCCTGA
- the rimM gene encoding ribosome maturation factor RimM (Essential for efficient processing of 16S rRNA): MKQAPDLTTDTPAWPEDAIEVGRVLDAWGIKGWLKILSHSADAEALFASRRWFMQPSERALPGKPQAVPPILKILSVRDHGDGIVAQVEGVSDRSGAEALKGARIFVSRSIFPEPDEDEYYWVDLIGMTVVNREAQTLGEVVDLLDTGPHCVLRIAPAGKTAPVKPDEEILVPFVAAYVDTVDKSERRITVDWGLDY; this comes from the coding sequence ATGAAGCAAGCGCCCGACCTCACCACGGACACCCCGGCCTGGCCGGAGGACGCCATCGAAGTCGGGCGCGTGCTGGACGCCTGGGGCATCAAGGGCTGGCTCAAGATCCTGTCCCACTCGGCCGATGCCGAGGCCCTCTTCGCGTCCCGTCGCTGGTTCATGCAACCCAGCGAACGGGCCCTGCCGGGCAAGCCCCAGGCAGTGCCCCCCATTCTCAAGATTCTTTCCGTGCGCGACCACGGTGACGGCATCGTCGCCCAGGTGGAAGGCGTGAGCGACCGCAGCGGCGCCGAAGCGCTCAAGGGCGCACGGATCTTCGTGTCTCGCAGCATCTTCCCCGAGCCTGACGAGGACGAGTATTACTGGGTCGACCTGATCGGCATGACCGTCGTCAACCGGGAAGCCCAGACGCTGGGCGAGGTGGTCGACCTGCTCGACACCGGCCCACACTGCGTGCTGCGCATCGCCCCGGCCGGCAAGACCGCCCCGGTGAAGCCCGACGAGGAAATTCTCGTGCCCTTCGTGGCCGCGTATGTGGACACCGTCGACAAATCCGAGCGCCGCATCACGGTCGACTGGGGTCTGGACTACTGA